Proteins found in one Plasmodium knowlesi strain H genome assembly, chromosome: 12 genomic segment:
- a CDS encoding M17 leucyl aminopeptidase, putative — translation MHLLKLSPQIKNTYWNIPQKNFRTSLTQFGERKKNRILHLYPTCKSESRDRKLPFFESQRFSTINNKKEIRKMATIVPQVVSLDPTTIPIDYHTPIDDLNIEVKDINKEACPADEGLIVFLLNSAPKDNSKSDKGESSGAIKINSNMNDKTINEFLKEGNMENFTGKVGTSKSFYVANEKKKYISLAYVGCGPANEETELEIRKIAYTLATLLHENKNKKVSIVFELKLEENLFRFFLEHLFYEYVTDERFKSADKSTNIDYIKSLSLYMANADIYKGQVDKARVYFYGTYYAAQLIAAPSNYCNPVSLSNAAVELAQKVNLECKILDVKELEDLKMGAYLSVGKGSMYPNKFIHLTYKGAKKGDKGNTKKKIALIGKGITFDSGGYNLKAAPGSMIDLMKFDMSGCAAVLGCAYCIGTMRPDNVEVHFLSAVCENMVSKNSYRPGDIITASNGKTIEVGNTDAEGRLTLADALVYAEKLGVDYIVDIATLTGAMLYSLGTSYAGVFGNNDQLINKILNSSKTSNEPAWWLPIINEYRSSLNSKYADLNNISSSVKASSVVASLFLKEFIEKTPWAHIDIAGVSWNFKARKPKGFGVRLLTEFVLNDAV, via the coding sequence ATGCATCTTTTAAAATTGTCACCACAAATCAAAAACACCTATTGGAATATTCCCCAAAAGAATTTCCGAACAAGCTTAACACAATttggagagagaaaaaaaaatcgcattTTGCATTTATATCCAACTTGTAAAAGTGAGAGTCGTGATAGAAAGCTCCCATTTTTTGAGAGTCAAAGATTTAGTACcattaacaacaaaaaagagaTTAGGAAAATGGCGACCATAGTGCCACAGGTAGTGTCCCTGGACCCAACGACCATACCCATAGATTATCACACCCCCATAGATGACTTAAACATAGAGGTAAAAGATATCAACAAGGAGGCGTGCCCCGCGGATGAGGGCCTCATCGTATTCCTCCTGAACAGTGCTCCAAAGGATAACAGCAAGAGTGATAAAGGTGAAAGTAGCGGAGCTATCAAAATAAACTCCAACATGAACGATAAAACGATTAATGAATTtctaaaagaaggaaatatggAAAACTTCACAGGAAAGGTAGGAACCAGCAAAAGCTTCTACGTAGCcaatgagaagaagaagtataTCAGCCTTGCCTATGTTGGATGTGGTCCTGCGAACGAAGAAACTGAACTGGAAATTAGGAAAATAGCATACACACTAGCCACCTTGTTGCATGAAAACAAGAACAAGAAGGTTTCCATCGTTTTTGAGTTAAaattagaagaaaatttatttagATTTTTCCTGGAGCATTTATTTTACGAATACGTGACGGATGAGAGATTCAAGTCCGCTGATAAGAGTACTAATATTGATTATATTAAAAGTTTATCATTGTACATGGCGAATGCTGATATTTATAAAGGACAAGTAGACAAAGCgcgtgtttatttttatggtACCTACTACGCGGCGCAATTGATTGCAGCTCCATCGAACTACTGTAATCCAGTTTCTTTGTCCAACGCAGCTGTGGAGTTAGCCCAGAAGGTAAATCTTGAGTGCAAAATTTTAGATGTGAAGGAATTAGAGGATCTTAAAATGGGCGCATATCTATCTGTCGGAAAGGGAAGTATGTATCCAAATAAATTCATCCATCTGACATATAAAGGGGCTAAGAAGGGAGATAAAggaaatacgaaaaaaaaaattgcactaataggaaaaggaataacgTTCGATTCAGGAGGATATAACTTGAAAGCTGCTCCAGGATCCATGATAGACTTGATGAAGTTTGATATGAGTGGTTGTGCAGCTGTGTTAGGATGTGCCTACTGTATAGGTACCATGAGACCAGACAATGTAGAAGTTCACTTCTTAAGTGCAGTGTGTGAAAATATGGTTTCCAAAAATTCCTATCGCCCTGGTGATATCATCACAGCGTCCAATGGAAAAACTATAGAAGTTGGTAACACCGATGCAGAGGGAAGACTAACATTAGCTGATGCCTTAGTCTATGCAGAAAAGTTAGGTGTGGATTACATCGTAGACATTGCCACCTTAACAGGAGCTATGCTGTACTCTCTAGGAACTAGTTATGCTGGCGTTTTTGGAAACAACGATCagttaataaataaaattttaaattcatCTAAGACATCTAATGAGCCAGCCTGGTGGTTACCCATCATTAATGAATATAGATCCTCCCTAAATTCAAAGTATGCTGACTTGAATAATATTTCTTCCAGTGTGAAAGCTTCCTCTGTTGTGGCTTCACTATTTCTAAAGGAGTTTATTGAGAAAACCCCCTGGGCCCATATAGATATTGCGGGAGTGTCATGGAATTTCAAGGCCAGAAAACCCAAGGGTTTTGGTGTTCGTCTGTTAACTGAGTTCGTCCTTAACGATGCGGTGTAA
- a CDS encoding pyruvate dehydrogenase E1 component subunit beta, putative, giving the protein MHKVVMFFLWVGIYLTWSVQSRKEATKMLGFIGRKNNPSGGIRTNIKGCMSTTSTVLLGKEDNPVTINEGNYKNELKKVKVRRNISEALHMATYEEMKRDKSVYVLGEDVGLYGGSYKVTKNLAHFFGFARVLDTPICENSFMGLGIGSSINGLRPIVEGMNLSFLILAFNQISNNACMMRYMCDGQFNIPIVIRGPGGVGKQLGPEHSQRIESYLMSVPGIKIVACSTPFNARGLLKSAIRDNNPVLFLEHVLLYNVEEEIPLLPYTLPIDRAQVVRTGNHLTILCYGITRHIALEAAKELANINIQVEVIDLISLKPFDLETIGNSLKKTKKCLILDESAGFGGIGAELYTQVVENFSSFLESRPVRLCTKDVPIAYASRFEDACIVKKEDVVYMATYMHAQRA; this is encoded by the coding sequence ATGCATAAGGTGGTGATGTTTTTCCTTTGGGTGGGAATTTACCTGACCTGGTCAGTCCAAAGCAGGAAGGAAGCCACGAAAATGCTAGGCTTCatcggaaggaaaaacaacccatccgGAGGGATAAGAACTAACATCAAGGGGTGCATGAGCACAACCAGCACAGTCCTACTTGGAAAGGAAGACAACCCAGTAACAATAAATGAAgggaattacaaaaatgaattgaaaaaggttaaggtaaggagaaacaTAAGTGAAGCGCTACATATGGCTACATacgaagaaatgaaaagagacAAAAGTGTGTACGTACTGGGAGAAGATGTAGGCTTGTATGGAGGATCATACAAAGTAACAAAAAACTTAGCGCATTTTTTTGGATTCGCCAGAGTGTTAGACACACCAATATGTGAAAATTCCTTCATGGGGTTAGGCATTGGATCAAGCATAAATGGATTGAGGCCCATAGTGGAAGGAATGAATTTGTCATTCCTCATTTTAGCCTTTAACCAAATTTCTAATAATGCCTGCATGATGAGATATATGTGTGATGGACAATTCAACATTCCTATTGTAATAAGAGgaccgggaggggtaggaaaGCAGTTGGGACCAGAACACTCACAGAGAATTGAATCTTATTTGATGAGTGTACCAGGGATAAAAATCGTGGCTTGCTCTACTCCATTCAATGCTAGAGGGTTGCTAAAATCAGCCATACGAGACAACAACCCTGTTTTGTTTTTGGAGCATGTGTTATTATATAATGTCGAGGAGGAAATACCACTCCTACCATACACCTTACCAATCGATAGAGCCCAAGTAGTCAGAACAGGAAACCATCTCACCATTTTATGCTACGGAATTACTAGGCATATCGCGCTAGAAGCTGCAAAAGAGCTAGCTAATATTAACATCCAGGTTGAGGTAATCGATTTGATTTCATTAAAACCGTTCGACTTGGAAACAATTGGAAATTCTTTAAAGAAGACAAAGAAGTGTTTAATTTTGGATGAATCAGCTGGGTTTGGGGGCATTGGTGCTGAACTGTACACCCAGGtggttgaaaatttttcttccttcttggaGAGCCGACCCGTTCGTTTGTGCACGAAAGACGTGCCTATAGCATACGCGAGCAGGTTCGAGGATGCCTGCATCGTTAAGAAGGAAGACGTGGTGTACATGGCCACCTACATGCACGCACAGCGCGCGTAG